Below is a window of Phoenix dactylifera cultivar Barhee BC4 chromosome 7, palm_55x_up_171113_PBpolish2nd_filt_p, whole genome shotgun sequence DNA.
TAGTCAAATGTCAAGCTTGATAAGAATTtcagctaaagcatctcaaggGGTTAATACTGCAATTCAGCAGTGCACCTTCACTAAGCCAAGTGCATGGACACGGTCGATGGTACTTAAACAACAATACCAGAAGACAGTTGCTATGCCAAAACATGTGCATTTACAGGACACAATGACTAAAATTAGTGAAGACCAGATAAAGTTCCAGACTTTCACCAGACATAAGAAGCATGAACTAAATATTGCCATTCTTTCTACCTCGTCATGAGACTAAAGAAAGCCATGATTAAAGAAGAACTGAGAGGTATCACCCAATCTAAGACAACTGCAGAGGACAAGGGAAACAAAGCCAACTTGAGCAATGTCCAAGACAAAGCCAGGGCACAAGACGTGTGACATGCCAAGTCCTGTATCTCATGAACCTTTAGCAATCCTGTTTTCCTATTGCTAGCAGGGAATTCCactcaacaatttttttttttaaaaaaaaaagatttagtcAGAGAGAAGCGAAAAAGGCCTCAAAACCATATACACCACTAGAAAAGAAAAGCAGCATctagccaaagaaaaaaaatgtgtcTATCAAAAAACAGTTATGATTCTTGGGCTGGATTCTATAAACTGTCCATTTCCAACCCCAGCAACAGCAGCAGCTATCCCAAGAACCAACGCATCAAAACACAGCAGCAGCCGCAGCCAGAACAGTTGCCAGCAACCAGATAAGGAAAACAGGAACCAAGAACCCTAGTGAAGGTCTAAAAATAGTTCAGACAAAAGGATTTCAAGAAAGACAGCCTGACAAACTCTTCTCCACTTTCTAGGCATTCCAGTGACAGATTAACTCACtcattaaattatatatatgtacCTTCAGGTTCaccatatattaaagaataaaagaacCCAACGCGGCACTTTCATCaagattattttcttttttacaaACTCATAAAGATCAACCGCCCGCATGGTATTCTCCATCAACTATTTGTACACAAGATCAAGATAATGGAATCAGATGGGTTTTTTTGACATGCCATAACCAACGGCTGGCAGCAAGAAGACACATAGGCTAACGCAGAAATCCACGGATTTATCAAATAATCAGAAGAATTAACGAATTGACCTATCAAAAACGGCTAAAAAGACATCAGATCCAGCAAAACCGGAACAGATCGAGTTCTACCGCCACAAAACTCCAAGAAACGTTCTAGAATCCAAATTCTTTATCCAAGACATGTCTCCCAACTCGAATCCAAGAAAGGGATAAGCTCAATCAAAGAAATAAGAATTCTGAAGAAAGATTCGAGAGAAGGGAGTGGGAGAAACCAGACCTCGGCCGAACTCCCCCTGGCCTCCCTCAGCAAGACCTTGTCGAGGCCGTTGATGCCCTTGCAGAGCTTCACCGATGGCTTCCCCGCCGCCATCGCTCAAATCCCATAACCagcaaccctaaccctagctccCAGcagtctcctctctctctctctctctccgcccGGCCGCCGAGACACTGAGGAAGACGAACAGGGAACGAGAAAAGGAGAACAAAACCTCTATCGGAGCTCCGCTGGACAATTTATCGGGAACGAGAGAGCGAGCGATGGTTCTACCAGGCCGCCAACAGGCGTATTCGAGGCGCTCGCCACCACACTTTAAATCGGTTACAATTTCGCGCACCGTTCAGACGAAACACCACAGATGAACCATTTCTTGGGGCCTCTCTTGGTACAACGCTCGCTAGTTTGGGTTTAGTTTCGGGTGTTAAAAGGACCGAGTGTTCCTTACTGCTAGCTAGCGTTCTACACACTTGGTCTCGGTACGATCAACCCTTCAAAAGACCCTATCCGGATACATTTGGGCCCACATTCCGTCAGAGGGTGCTTTCTGGGCCCTGGCGTCCTATAGGTCGgtgtatttgaattttttttttaatctatcgGAACTACAAGCAAACCATCCTGGTGGACCCCACAGAGTTTGTGACCGAGGAGTCGTATACGTTTCATGTTATCAGGAGTCCAATTTTCAAGTCAAGTCTCAAGTGGAAAACTAATTCATGATATGGCGTTCACGACAAAGCATCAAACCAGTGGAGGAGAAGATCTCAACCGTCCATTTTTCAACGGTATCGCTGTATGTTATGCTTGCCTGGGTTTTCTGgtgcgggagaagggggggacGCCCCTCATCCGTTGAGCCAGCAGTTTGTACGGTTGGATTGGGATAGAACAAAATGAGCGGTGGAGACAGCCCTACTCGTGGAGCTCACTGTGTACCACATTCCAGGACAAATAATTGCGTCTCTTTTCCGCATCCGTGGATTCGCCGCTCGAGCGCTGCAGAAGAAACCGCCTCCGGTATCCAGATATTTGTTGCGGAATCTCTCAAGATTGCACCGCAAATCGTAACCATGCGCTTCTACGAATAATCAGGATCGTTCGATCACTATCGAAGGGTCAGTTCTAGCAGCTCCCAGCTTCTTGTATTTGATGGATTTGGGCAGTAGGGCCATCGACAAGGACGGTTGAAATGATGGGTCCACCGTATGATCATGGACTCGGCCTAATCAACGGTGGACCCTCTGCCGAAAGTTTGAGATTAGACGCATGCCTTTTTAACTGTACAACGAGATGTTTGGGTCGGAGAAGCTCTGGTCGGTTGGGTTGGGCCCatctgaaaatgaaagaaaggatgATATGTCGTAATTTAAACTAGTTTCGTGTTCCTCCGTTTGATCATAATTTACATGAGCAACTGATCTTCCCAACCATAGTTTGCAACCCCAGGACTTGACCCTAGTTTCATCTCTAGGTCTCTAGGATTTGTCAGCTTACGTGTTGCACCATTATTTGGCAAGATACTAGATTATTGTCATCAACCATAACATAAGAAATGGCTTAGCCCTCCAGAGCAGCCATGCTATGCCGTCTCATGCAAGAACTTTCTTTCCAGATATTTTTTGTCGTGTAATTAATGGTGCATGATGTGGGCCACCCTGTCCATGCCACGTGCCCCGTGACCTTTGTACTCTACCAATGTAGTTGATGTGGACTGCCGACGTGGCCTAAGGGACACTACCTCAGTGGTGGGACCGACACAATTAGTAGGGAAGGCTCGTCGCTGTTTAAGATGAGCAAAATGGAGCCGTGCCTGACTTTGATGAGGATACTACCAACTCCAAGGAGAAAGCATACCAAAAAGCATCACATTGGACACCATATTTTCCATGAATTCATGAAGAAATCTAGGATCAAGACAAGACACAATGTTTGTCTGTACTAAGATTTGTTGCCAATATAGAGCCAGCTTAATCTCATACATCATCTGGCTTCATTCTATTAAACATACAAACATGGAAGGAAGGGGATCCCCCCACCACAAAAAAGAACAATTTAAAGGATGGCATCTGGTTCAAATTCCGTAAATGATGATGTTGATGTAGTAGTTTAAGATGACCTGACCTGATGAAGCCAATAAAGAGCAATCAATAATATGATGTTcttcccaaaaagaaaaagacaaaataacATGATGTTCAAGAACCATAAATCATTACTAGAAGCTACAAACCATAATCCACTAATCAAAGCTATTTGAAGGGTTATTCCAATTATAAGCCTTGGTATCAAAGAAAGGTTTTCTACTTTTCTTAATGGAATATTTTCCCACCAGTTGAGTGTACTCTTCTTCCATGTGGTAAAAATTGTaaaacataatacaacatcaaTGCTACCATGCTTTAGcttgcagcaaaaaaaaaacagaagagaCAGAAATAATAAGCACTGATACAAGTATCAAATTTTAAGAATCCAACTCCAGGCGTAGGCAACACTGGCATGAACTCTGAATGCCTTTCTAGCTCTGCCTCCACAGTAGAAGCTTCCTGATCTGGTTGAGGAAATAATAACAGGATGCTGGAGTTCTTTTCATCTATTCTCCAATGAGTGACTGTTTTTTATCCAAAATTAATGTATGTTGGGAAATCTTCGTTAACGAATTTGATCCGTGCTCGCCTTGCCGATGTTCTTACACTCCCGACCACCGGTCAAATATAATTGGGGTGCCAAAAGATATTTCTGTTTTGAAAGCAAGCCAACCTGCATTCATAGTTCGCAGCACAACAATCAATTCATGAATTGCTGCTAAGTTTCATCATGCATTTGCTGCACTCAGGAAAACATGCAAGCAAGGCTAGCAATGAAATAGTCCAGAAAAGAGGTATCCAGAGGAAGGCAGCAGCTTCAGAATCAATAGGTCTATCAAAATACATGCAAGCTTTCAAAATTACTCACAGTTTTGCAGGCCTTCATCTTACAAAAGGGAGACCAGATGGAACTTGCTGAACATATTCGTCATAGCGGGAACCAAAAAACTGCCTCAAGAAGAACTCCTCATATCTGTTCCTGATTGAAGGATTGGCAACTTTCTATAATAGCAACCCTAACTAGCAATCAAACTTTATTTCAATTATTTGTGCCGATAAGCATATCCAACACCATCAAGGTTGACCTTTAGCTCAAACCTTACTGGCAAATATTTGGGACACATATCACCCATCAAAATGAACCAACAAATGAATGTAATCAGACTTCAAACGTTATACTTGTCCAAATGGATACTGTATCCGAGTAGAGAAGAATTGCCAAGTGACAACTGCAAAAGCAATTACGCATGCGGGATTGCAAAGCATGACTTCAGTTCCAGTTGCCCAGATGAAAAAGCCACAATACCCCGGGTGGCGGATGAAACTGTTTAGTTTAAAATGTTGCAAAAGTTAGCAATCTTATTTGGTGATACAAACTTCTGAATTGCAATCAATAAATACTTAGGGCCTGTCTGGATGGCCAACCAGCTTATCCCTGTCATATCTCTTTACATGAGTGGGAAGGTTTGAAGGAATTGGAAGGATCATAAGAGTTCACAGATCCTGCAATTCCAATATATTCAGAATACTGAAAATCACTGTATAAACAGATTCTAGTATGCTGAAAATTGGGACTGGGAGAATGATGGCTTCCTAATCCCCCCTTTTCGCTACTTGGAGCAACTTCCAGCCAGCACAAGAGGTATCTCGTAGAGACGGTGACCTGACATCCAAACATTTGAGAACACAGGTGGACTCTAGATTCTCTAAACAACAATTGAAGTATGTgtttctggaaaaaaaaagaaaacatgtaCAAAACTACGGCAGAATCCAAATCGAATCCTTTGTTTTCTACATGATTGTCTGCAAGGAAATAACATCATGATGGCAAGAAAATGATGCATTGAAGCTAATTTTAGTTTGTTGCTCTAATAAACTATTACTTTTCCCTCCTAAACTACAACCTTCTATATGGACGGTTGTAACGTTTGCAGTTTCAGACTGCAGAAGATAAACGTGAACAAGTACAGTTCAAACAAACGCCTTCCACCAACAGGGGAAAAAGGTTTAAGGTTCTTCTTTGTTCCTGATTATTCTTAAAGCCTGCAATGTCCACACTTTGGGAAGGGAAAGAAGTTGTGGGCGCCACTTTGCAATTCCTTGATCAAGAAGTTTGATTGGAAGCATGACATACAAGAAGAATTGCAAGAAAAAATGGTAACTATTTCGAAGCTTTTCGATTCATGCCGACATAATTAAAGCTTCTACTGAGATTAAAACTTGACATCCCTCTTTCAATATAAAATAGTTTATCCATCAAAGTTACTATGGTGTTTTTGTTTCCAATTCCAGCAACAGCAATCTAGAAAATTAACTACATTTAGTGCCATCAAGTGGCCTAAAGTCAAGCAAGAATAATTAATCAAAATACTACATCTacaacctttttttttacaGAATGAAGATATGATCACAACAGAGAAataaattttcaataaaagttaTTCCAACAAGGATAGTCACAAACATGTTGAGAATGTTATAGGACACAGTGATTAACGGTTTAATAGACCCTCTATATTACACATGTAGTCAATTCAGATAGGGTATTTAAAagtatgatctaatcatatcaaGTACAAGCCTTTTATGATTATAACAAGCTTGTCGATTATAGTATGGAACATCAATAATCAATTACCGATAAATGCCATGAGTAATCAACTCATGGTTGTCTTCATGATAAGTTCTGATGTGGTGTGTAAAGGCATGGCGAGCCATTAGCACAGCACCTTTACGTATGAACTCCCCAACTATTACCATTACAAGACCAAAGTTGCTGATCCACATATATTCTTTCAACTCTGGAAAGAGGATAATCTCCATCATGTATTCCAGCAAAGCACAACTCATTGCAATGATATACTGTTTGCTAATCAGAAGCGCTGCATAATAAACACCTTGGTTACTAATCAACGTTCCAACAGGAAGAAATTTATGACAATTCATGTTGATCTCAAATAGCACAtatagaaattatatataagcAGGCATGAAGGGTACTTCCCTATCTCCTCCTTTAAATGCAACATGTTGATCAAATATAAGAGATATATACTAAATTTCTCTATCTTCAACTTTCAGTGCCTTAAGAAACTATAGAACTGAATAAAAAAGGCTTttgtttttcaaaaatcaatgagATGCATTTCTCATTTatcgaaaaaaaagagaggacctTTCTTTGTTCCTCCTATAGTTTATATTGACTTATTTACTACATGTTCTACCAAGTTCTACTAGGTCACTTTTAGGTAAAAGCAATTGCCAATGATTTAAATCAACATGTATTTTGTCACGTACATGAAAGTTGAAATGTCCAGGCTTTTGAATTTCTCTTACTTTTTAATTGTCAATTTCGTTTGTACTTTGAATTAACAGCAGCCAAGATGACAAGTTAAACTTCGATAATCTAATGATAAAATAATGCATTCATTTAAAAAATAGGCAAGATAGATATACCATAAATGATAACTTATTTTCTCTCACCATTTTGGAAcatgtaattttttaaaaaaaaatgttcataTAAAATCACAGTATTTTGCCGGACTTGGTTACCTGCACATAATCTAGCTATGCAGGAAGGATTCAAATAGAGGAGGGCATCTAGTCAAAGAACAAAAAGAATCATGGGAAGCTTTAAGCAGCCCCAATTCCTAAAATCAGGCCAACTAATTCGTGCCAAATAGGTGATTTACCGTATCTCTGAAATATAGGAATAGTGGAAGCCATGTGCTCCTTCAATCACTCAATATCTCTATCATCTTGCCCATATTCTACCACCTATCATGCTTGAGAAGAAAATGCCAAGGGATAATTTGTTCGGGTATCTAAACAAATCCTTCGCAAAATCATGATTTACCATCAATGAACATCGCCCTGCCATTATTTTGGCCCATACTGAAATTATAAGCCATGCCATGGGGTCTTGGATGTGAGGGGTGCTAAAATCTTCCAATAAAATATGCACTCGTGCTTGGTTTGAACCAACCAATGACTATATGAGGTTCAAAGGCACTTCGAGTCTTGGCATACTCACCACCCTGCATCTACAATTGGTTATGATAAGTCCCTCCAACCAAAAGTAATTCAGCACCCACAAATTCCAATGTCCAAACTATTTCCTTCCTCTGGCTTGAGTGGTATTAGACCATAGGTTGGCCGATTGACAAGATATTCACAGCCTTAAGGCCTTGGGATTTTACTCAACATAACAACCAACTAGAATCATGAATCGACCATTTGCTGAAATCAGGAGGAATCTCTCCATGCATATAACACCATATAAAAAAAGATGCAGTGGCTACAGAAAAGCATCAACTTGAAAAATCTTCCAGACTTCTGTAGAAGataaaattaacaaaaagaTCCCCCATGCATAACTATATCTGATTAATTATTGACTTATTCCTTTTAAATTTGATGACAAGGaacc
It encodes the following:
- the LOC103707074 gene encoding probable protein-S-isoprenylcysteine O-methyltransferase, with translation MASASAGEGIRVFPWGWKMVLGYAAIRQLSQFFAAVVFFHASEYALAILFHGRSNVSLSSLLISKQYIIAMSCALLEYMMEIILFPELKEYMWISNFGLVMVIVGEFIRKGAVLMARHAFTHHIRTYHEDNHELITHGIYRFIRHPGYCGFFIWATGTEVMLCNPACVIAFAVVTWQFFSTRIQYEEFFLRQFFGSRYDEYVQQVPSGLPFVR